Proteins found in one Apostichopus japonicus isolate 1M-3 chromosome 16, ASM3797524v1, whole genome shotgun sequence genomic segment:
- the LOC139981999 gene encoding uncharacterized protein, which produces MEKIRLEQQKLEQEVRLELELKRLESETHLKELEIQAKYKSESDSASSSSAHRSQPYFDASRYIKLVPKFTEIEVDKYFQHFEKVAANMKWPKEVWTLLLQSSFVGKAREVYSALPMEKSENYDEVKQAILKAYELVPEAYRQKFRGARKNDNQTHVEFARIKEQMFDRWLHSKDVGENFVKLRQLFLIEEFKRCIHPDIKTHIDERMIDTLHAAATKADDYALTHKLSPNKFYQARSQKPKINTEVKGTPDSKGNSGKWNSGGTKPPSGSGFKKQVTCYNCNKPGHLMSQCYLLQNQNSQRKQEGSSKSPPNTVGCVASERNSNRINKEIQKKKFAKNPVNKEFQPFVMEGRISISDDFSPQQIKIVRDTCCSQSLILEETLPFGEQSSTGTCALIRGINMEIISVPLHRVNLECGLVSGQVLVGVMSELPIKGVSMMLGNDLAGDKVLPNPIVTYTPSNVSSHEEDEIYPACVMTRAMSKKAVSEVEESESCQGDVFKLEDTFFKVLNDTESSSGDNQKVEKEDPLSRNKLILEQSRDPELIDLVKGAVTPQEAEDNPVCFYKQNGVVMRKWRPLDAPADEEWQVVHQTVVPKVYHSDIMSMAHDSPMAGHLGVRKTCDRILKHFWWPKIRSDVADYCRSCHTCQVVGKPNQKIPPAPLKPIPAFDEPFRRVIIDCFDSLPKTKSGRQNLEQGQAKMKQWYDKNAKNRVFKPGII; this is translated from the coding sequence ATGGAAAAAATCAGATTAGAACAGCAAAAGCTGGAGCAAGAAGTCAGATTGGAGCTGGAACTAAAACGGCTCGAATCAGAAACACACCTGAAGGAATTAGAAATTCAGGCAAAGTATAAATCGGAATCTGACTCAGCATCCTCCTCGTCAGCTCACCGATCACAACCATATTTTGATGCCTCGCGATACATTAAATTGGTACCGAAATTTACCGAAATAGAGGTGGATAAATATTTTCAACACTTTGAGAAAGTGGCTGCGAATATGAAGTGGCCGAAAGAGGTGTGGACGCTGCTTTTACAGAGTAGTTTTGTTGGGAAAGCACGGGAAGTGTATTCGGCTCTCCCTATGGAAAAGAGTGAAAACTACGATGAAGTGAAGCAGGCGATCCTCAAAGCCTATGAGCTGGTGCCAGAGGCATATAGACAGAAATTTAGGGGGGCTAGAAAAAATGATAATCAGACACATGTAGAATTTGCCAGAATAAAGGAGCAAATGTTTGATAGGTGGCTCCACTCTAAGGATGTAGGGGAGAATTTTGTCAAATTACGACAATTGTTCCTAATTGAGGAATTTAAAAGATGTATCCACCCCGACATCAAAACTCATATTGATGAGAGAATGATTGACACCTTGCATGCTGCGGCAACGAAAGCAGATGACTATGCCCTGACCCACAAACTGAGCCCAAATAAGTTTTACCAGGCTAGGAGCCAGAAACCCAAAATAAACACAGAGGTAAAAGGGACACCCGATTCAAAGGGAAACAGTGGCAAATGGAATTCTGGGGGCACGAAACCACCAAGTGGGAGTGGATTCAAAAAGCAAGTTACTTGCTATAATTGTAACAAACCTGGTCATCTCATGTCACAATGTTATCTGCTACAAAATCAAAATTCTCAAAGAAAACAGGAGGGATCCTCAAAATCACCCCCTAACACAGTTGGATGTGTGGCCTCAGAGAGGAATTCGAATCGAATTAACAAGGAAATCCAAAAGAAGAAATTTGCTAAAAATCCAGTGAATAAGGAATTCCAACCATTCGTTATGGAGGGTAGAATATCAATTAGTGATGATTTTTCGCCCCAACAAATTAAGATTGTTAGGGACACATGTTGTTCACAGTCGCTCATTTTAGAAGAAACGTTGCCCTTTGGTGAACAGAGTTCGACTGGAACGTGTGCATTAATCCGTGGGATTAACATGGAGATTATCAGTGTTCCCTTACACAGAGTAAACCTAGAGTGTGGTTTGGTGTCCGGCCAAGTGCTGGTTGGTGTTATGTCGGAATTGCCGATAAAAGGTGTTTCCATGATGCTTGGAAATGACCTGGCAGGGGATAAGGTTCTCCCTAATCCCATTGTTACATATACGCCCTCTAATGTTAGTAGCCACGAGGAAGATGAAATATATCCTGCGTGTGTAATGACTAGGGCAATGAGTAAAAAGGCAGTCTCGGAAGTGGAGGAGTCTGAGAGCTGTCAGGGTGATGTCTTCAAGTTGGAAGACACATTTTTTAAGGTGTTGAATGACACAGAAAGTAGTTCGGGAGATAATCAAAAGGTAGAAAAAGAAGATCCTTTGAGCCGCAACAAATTGATTTTAGAACAAAGTCGTGACCCTGAACTGATAGATTTAGTTAAAGGGGCAGTGACCCCACAAGAAGCGGAGGATAACCCTGTCTGCTTCTACAAACAGAATGGCGTGGTAATGAGAAAATGGCGACCTCTAGATGCACCTGCAGATGAGGAATGGCAAGTGGTACACCAAACTGTTGTACCCAAGGTGTATCACAGTGACATCATGAGCATGGCCCATGATAGTCCAATGGCAGGACATTTAGGCGTCAGGAAAACCTGTGATAGGATTCTAAAACATTTTTGGTGGCCCAAAATTAGGAGTGATGTGGCTGATTACTGTAGGTCGTGCCATACATGTCAGGTGGTTGGGAAGCCCAACCAGAAAATACCGCCTGCACCTTTGAAACCAATCCCTGCTTTTGATGAGCCTTTTAGAAGAGTCATTATTGATTGCTTTGATTCTCTCCCTAAAACGAAATCAGGCAGACAAAATTTGGAGCAAGGTCAagccaaaatgaaacaatggtATGACAAAAATGCAAAGAACAGAGTGTTCAAACCAGGAATTATTTAA
- the LOC139982001 gene encoding adhesion G-protein coupled receptor G2-like: MFTSTAVRIVLPGIVLMTVVSSGLECYLCEGVRNCSLPLNQLTTTACSDGLVCSVVNVTVISGPGFTMQDKYLVRGCIFPIKEDNCLNSTDVLNQYVPTLVPDISQITLDSESFVCFCGTNLCNEQLTPVSLNKPAEDLETILSGIAYDTGGDNRTDEEVKVSADAVQEATSDGEFLDEDSDRVELTVSALESVVGRGVSSIEVTESVIRAVNNLIEVDGDVRDHVIAVGGRLVEALEKQLRNFQQNEGNFSQIYGNIGVVSINVVPSNVGGSLTFAHVLEDGSRRNVTGGLKGGTNEIYGDARDVPLEQVITSISVPAKVLKLLDGTADVEVPISFVIYDSDTLFTPSKPTRRKRATERIVSHIISTIQDDDHDKDDDEDNGDDIDNPVEYPIISQFFTLENLNETEEKLDSSCVVWLYNEDTDEGFWSDESCDMLSDDSDLTVCSCKHIGSFAVLIRVGPLEPEIALYYITFIGSIISGVCLIFCIVAFLSIKSLRSKHPTQIHINLCLSLLGFYVAFLASPLAVGKKQQCAAVSAIIQFFCLATLAWMSAEALNMYYLFLKATKGSIRYFTPISCMVVYGSSLTCAILVAFLDRSTDYVSANYCFIHPGYALYFGFLAEVGAMFVFNLIIFVMVIRKVLCRPVMVSKAKEHAKRNEIIIRIRHGVLFWFVLGLSWVFGFLAAVDQSTLIFDYLYCICIALQGFLMFLLLCVANPDFRKRFSVQTRSESSQSNGTSKLRSPSTVKSTSETNQSEISGNKNIIKTSTC, encoded by the exons ATGTTTACATCGACTGCCGTACGGATAGTACTGCCGGGGATTGTACTGATGACTGTTGTTTCGTCAG GTTTGGAATGCTATCTTTGTGAAGGGGTAAGAAATTGTTCCTTGCCATTGAATCAACTAACTACCACTGCATGTAGCGATGGCTTAGTTTGTTCGGTAGTCAACGTCACGGTAATCAGCGGACCGG GCTTCACTATGCAAGATAAATACTTAGTGCGTGGCTGTATATTTCCTATCAAAGAAGATAACTGCCTTAATTCAACTGATGTCCTAAACCAATACGTTCCAACATTGGTCCCTGATATCAGTCAGATTACATTGGACTCGgaatcatttgtttgtttttgtggcACTAATCTCTGCAATGAGCAATTAACACCGGTCAGTTTAA ATAAACCCGCTGAAGATCTCGAAACGATATTATCAGGAATCGCTTAT gACACAGGTGGAGACAACAGAACAGACGAGGAAGTTAAAGTGTCAGCAGACGCTGTGCAGGAGGCAACTAGTGATGGCGAGTTTCTGGACGAGGATTCTGACAGGGTCGAATTAACAGTTTCTGCTTTAGAATCAGTTGTGGGAAGAGGTGTCTCTTCTATCGAG GTTACTGAATCAGTGATAAGAGCAGTCAATAATTTGATTGAAGTAGACGGCGATGTTCGAGATCATGTAATAGCAGTCGGTGGTAGATTAGTTGAAGCCTTGGAGAAACAACTCAGAAATTTTCAACAGAACGAAGGCAACTTTTCTCAGATTTATGGGAACATTGGCGTGGTCTCGATAAACGTTGTCCCGAGCAATGTCGGTGGCAGCCTAACATTTGCTCACGTACTCGAAGATGGTAGTAGGCGAAACGTCACCGGAGGCCTTAAAGGTGGAACAAATGAGATATACGGAGATGCCAGGGACGTACCACTAGAGCAAGTGATCACATCAATATCAGTACCAGCGAAGGTCCTCAAGTTACTTGATG GTACTGCAGATGTGGAAGTTCCTATAAGCTTCGTTATATATGATTCCGATACTCTATTTACCCCATCGAAGCCGACCAGGCGGAAGAGGGCAACTGAGAGGATAGTCAGTCACATCATATCAACCATTCAAGATGACGATCATGATAAAGATGACGATGAAGATAATGGAGATGATATTGATAATCCAGTAGAATATCCAATCATATCGCAATTTTTCACATTGGAG aatcttaacgaaacagaagaaaaactggACAGCTCTTGTGTCGTCTGGTTATATAACGAAGACACGGATGAAGGATTTTGGTCCGATGAAAGCTGCGATATGTTATCGGACGATTCAGATCTTACCGTGTGTTCATGTAAACACATTGGCAGTTTTGCAGTGTTAATT AGAGTCGGTCCTCTAGAACCAGAGATTGCTCTCTACTACATAACATTCATTGGATCAATAATATCTGGGGTGTGTCTGATTTTCTGCATCGTAGCCTTTCTATCTATAAA atCACTTAGATCGAAGCATCCGACTCAAATCCATATCAACCTTTGTTTATCTCTTTTGGGTTTCTATGTTGCTTTCCTGGCTAGTCCTCTCGCTGTAGGGAAGAAACAACAATGTGCCGCGGTCTCCGCAATCATTCAATTCTTCTGTCTGGCTACGTTGGCTTGGATGTCAGCAGAAGCTTTGAATATGTATTATTTGTTTCTCAAAGCTACGAAAGGGAGCATTCGTTACTTTACACCAATTTCGTGCATGGTTGTCTATG GTTCATCCTTAACATGCGCTatcctggtagctttccttgACCGAAGCACAGACTATGTATCGGCTAACTA CTGTTTCATCCATCCTGGGTACGCCCTCTATTTCGGATTCCTGGCAGAGGTCGGTGcgatgtttgtattcaatttgatCATATTCGTGATGGTCATCCGGAAAGTCCTCTGTCGTCCAGTGATGGTCAGTAAAGCAAAGGAACATGCTAAGAGGAATGAAATCATCATAAGAATTCGACATGGTGTTCTCTTCTGGTTCGTTCTCGGCCTCTCGTGGGTTTTTGGATTTCTAGCAGCTGTCGACCAATCAACTCTCATATTTGACTATCTGTATTGCATATGCATTGCCTTGCAAGGTTTTCTGATGTTTCTGCTACTTTGTGTAGCAAATCCTGACTTCAGAAAACGGTTTTCTGTGCAGACAAGAAGCGAGAGCAGTCAAAGCAATGGCACATCTAAACTTAGAAGTCCATCTACTGTAAAATCGACATCGGAAACCAACCAGAGTGAGATCTCTGGAAATAAGAATATAATCAAAACATCTACATGTTAA